AGAGAAGCTAAACAAACCATTTTAACGGAATTAAACAAATTAAAACGTAAAGCTgatcttttgaatgaaatgtTGAGCTCTTCAGATACtccagatttgaaaaatgagACTGTAAGTGAATTACATAGTGCTTTGAAAGGTGCACAACCTAAATTTCAAGGcattattgaagaagaacacgaagatgatgaattggttcaaGATTTACTCAAATTTAACGATACTGTTAACCAGTTGTTagaaaaaatggatttgttGAAAGCTGGTGATTCAGGTGCAGCTTCACAGATTCGTCCAAGTAACATTTCATCTCCTCCTCCTAATAGTACAAGTGGTGCTCTAGCGACAGAGATTAATTTAATAGATTTTGACGATGAACCTGCAGAAAACAGTAATAATGTTCATCAACCTACTTCAGCTGGTGACTCGCATAGTGATCCAGTGTCAGACTTACTAGGAGGTTTAGGAGAGTTATCACTTTCCTCTGGTCAAAGTACACAAAATTTCGGCCTTGGTGGTAGTATTCAATTGGGTTCTTCTCAACCTGCCCCACCTGTAACCAGTAATGCTACTTCTCATAGCAATAGCAATTTGGACCTTCTTGGAACTCTTTCCTCCCAAAGCACTTCAAGTGGTCAACCTCCCCAACAGAGTAGTAGTGGATTGGACCTGTTCGGTGATTTTCAAGCACCTTCGGGCAAAGTGTTTGTTCACCAATCTAATCATTTAAAGATTCAAGGTTCTTTTAACAGAGACAATAAACAGACTATAAAAtgtaaatttttcttttcaaatgtcTCTGTATCTGCTATTCAAGGATTAACTCATTTAGTTGCAGTTCCCAAACATTTGCAATTAAGACTATTGCCACAATCTGGTAGTACCTTGGGTggatttatcaatgaagGTGTTACACAAGAGGCCTATATTGAGGGTACGCCAGAGGCTATTGCAGATGCTGttaaaatgaaatggaagGTTACTTATAACGTAGATGGAAAACCTGTCGAAGAGACAGCCGTCTTTACTTTGCCCAAAGTGTAGAAATAGTTGAAAACAAAACGGTATTtagatttttattttgtttttatttttccCCTAATGCATCTGTACAATTTTATCGATGGCTGGTGTGTGTGTCTATAAAATCGCCTTTTGAGCTTCACAGACTGCTTCCTTCAACACCTGTCGCCAAATATGTGTTGATATATATTACTTTCTTAATGAAtatacaaaaaaaaaaaaaaaaaaaaaaaaaaaaaaaaaaaaaaaaaataataataataatattatatattttatgaaatgaaatggaagatGTCCTTGTCTATCATAACCTCGTTATTTTTGATACCTTTGTAGAATCTCTTGCGGAGTGGGTGATTTAATTTTACTATTTGAGTCAGAATGACTCTTGTTACTATTTGTATTGGGAGAATTACTTGGGTCTTTAGAAGATTTCTCCTCGTGTGGCAATGTATACTGTTGTAAGGGCGACTGCTTTTGTTCCGGTTTTGGTTGCTGCTCCTGTCGCTgctcttgttgttcttcttgttcttgttcttgttcttgcCCTTGTTGTTGCccttgttgttgttgcccttgttgttgttgctgctgttgttgttgttgctgttgttgttgctgttgttgttgctgttgttgttgctgttgttgttgttgtcttGCCATTAGAGATCTGTAATAACTCTGAGCGGCTCTCATGGCCGTTTCCAATGAAATTTCTGGCTTTTGtgccaaaatttttctcGAATAACCTTCAATTATATCACGTTCTGtgaattttctttgtaaagGTGCGCCTTGCATAAGTGCCTGTCTACTTGTTGGTGTCTTTGCCGCCTGCGGAGTACTGCCGGAATTGGAACGAGTCTCACTTGAACTCGTATTCACACGAGAAGCCGTTCTCATAGCACCTATGTTTGGAGTTGTCGGGCCACCTTGATGTGGAAGTTGTTGTTTATGCTGTTGGAACTGTTGATGTTGTGCCCGGTTTTTAAAGCTTCTTCTCATTTGAATGTCTCTACGTAGGGCTTCGTCCCTTTGAGCCTTTAATTGGGACATTTCAGCAGGTGTGGGAACTTTCATGTTTTTACAATCCAATGGCTTTCTAGGTTGAGTTGGGTTTGGACGTGGAGCATTTTCACGTTTCTTAATGCACTTGCGCATGGCTTCAAACATGCTTGCCCAACGCAATCTCCTATGACCCCTTTGAATGGATTCGGGACCCACACCAAGAGGAGATATCCTCCTGTTTTGTCGTTGTTGAAACTTATGTGCCTCTATCAACCACTGCTGTACGCTATGAGCTCGAGGTCCTTTCAGATCATTAAAgctgaatttttcatttaattGAACAAACCTTTCAAAACATTGCCAAGGGGTCCTACGTTCAATGTTTGAGACATACGACATACTAGTTCTAGAGTTCATATGTGCACTAATCAATTCCCAGTTGTATGCATAGGCGTTGAtgtttttcaccaattcttgatcatCTTCAGGGAGCCAAATGGTAGGCGTCCTATTTTGTAGGTACCGTAAAGACGGCGCTGGCGGTGGCTTCAGATAGTGACTCCTTCTATTACCATAAAACATGCCCCTTCTTTTGCTCAATTGTACCAGCGATTGCTCCTCATCCATTATCTGCCTTTCCACTATCTTTAAGTAGTGATCATCTTCAAGTGTGACCATCGACTTAGAAATTGGCACGAATGGAAGATTCCCTTTACTTATGTCCCCAGGATCCGTTCCCGTATATAAAGGAACATTCTGTAACATCGTTCGCTCTAGCGGctttaattcatcaaaggAAAGGGTCAATTTGTAAGGATCTACCATTGATTTTTGTAAACCACTTTTAACACCACTGGCCTCATTGTGAGATTCCTTagtaatttcatcagagAAATCCGGCTTAGACAATAGAAATTGGTTATCCTTATTCTCACAATCAGCATCCTTCATAATTCCATGGGGATCATTCTCCGTGGATGCGTCCGCACTTTGGACCAAATCAGGTCCTTCAGTGGTCTCTCGCATCGCAGTTGTGGGTTCGtcatccttttcatttGGTGATTTCTCATCAATAAGTTGTGATTGATCGATCTTAGAATTGTTCTCATCAACCGTTTGGGGACCTTCTTGTGTTCCATGCGATTCTGTTGGATCACTATCTACAGGTAAATGTCTGACAGGTGCTCTT
The genomic region above belongs to Zygosaccharomyces rouxii strain CBS732 chromosome F complete sequence and contains:
- the GGA1 gene encoding ubiquitin-binding protein (similar to uniprot|P38817 YHR108W Saccharomyces cerevisiae GGA2 Golgi-localized protein with homology to gamma-adaptin) → MSQGIYLTDGPVRRPQPVGNPLLRKIQRSCRLSLPEPDLALNLDVADYINEKQGPAPRDAVIAIVKLINSRDTHTAVFALALLDVLVKNCGYPLHLQISRKEFLNELVKRFPEHPPMRYSKVQRLVLTAIEEWYQTICKHASYKEDMGYIRDMHRLLKYKGYIFPKINDSDMAVLRPADQLKTPSEIQKEQEVAQSAKLEELIRRGRPEDLREANKLMKVMAGFKEDNAREAKQTILTELNKLKRKADLLNEMLSSSDTPDLKNETVSELHSALKGAQPKFQGIIEEEHEDDELVQDLLKFNDTVNQLLEKMDLLKAGDSGAASQIRPSNISSPPPNSTSGALATEINLIDFDDEPAENSNNVHQPTSAGDSHSDPVSDLLGGLGELSLSSGQSTQNFGLGGSIQLGSSQPAPPVTSNATSHSNSNLDLLGTLSSQSTSSGQPPQQSSSGLDLFGDFQAPSGKVFVHQSNHLKIQGSFNRDNKQTIKCKFFFSNVSVSAIQGLTHLVAVPKHLQLRLLPQSGSTLGGFINEGVTQEAYIEGTPEAIADAVKMKWKVTYNVDGKPVEETAVFTLPKV
- the EAF1 gene encoding Eaf1p (similar to uniprot|Q06337 YDR359C Saccharomyces cerevisiae VID21 Component of the NuA4 histone acetyltransferase complex), which encodes MSSRSPSPPRRTVINGGKTEDGVDAQVEELIKMRNQKLIELYCVSRMSELLDITDEAALKSELSSFLAQNDIKKGTRFQAGTLPKYEPVEQVKKSAPEIKKSLPTKEKASSVSVPSNNTGMQQLQVPNSNNNNNNSNNNGDTTNNKRSLPDLHDSHEKRVKLNPERASPLSSAPPASRLPHPMYYMDLNIPPAEPTPVEPSHKYQNRLIDEVTRKPVEEGDFFHENNINSKESVYLLTKDIVPSKVAQALPLAELKYMVQTLPLIKLIPMAHKALTTDIMNNALNEGRITVVSSRIEELRRLGLWSLRQPKPFLDPWENEPSHHRTLMAEAKWMQADFKEGQAYKIAVCTTLAQAVTDYWAYGDVCCVKRAPVRHLPVDSDPTESHGTQEGPQTVDENNSKIDQSQLIDEKSPNEKDDEPTTAMRETTEGPDLVQSADASTENDPHGIMKDADCENKDNQFLLSKPDFSDEITKESHNEASGVKSGLQKSMVDPYKLTLSFDELKPLERTMLQNVPLYTGTDPGDISKGNLPFVPISKSMVTLEDDHYLKIVERQIMDEEQSLVQLSKRRGMFYGNRRSHYLKPPPAPSLRYLQNRTPTIWLPEDDQELVKNINAYAYNWELISAHMNSRTSMSYVSNIERRTPWQCFERFVQLNEKFSFNDLKGPRAHSVQQWLIEAHKFQQRQNRRISPLGVGPESIQRGHRRLRWASMFEAMRKCIKKRENAPRPNPTQPRKPLDCKNMKVPTPAEMSQLKAQRDEALRRDIQMRRSFKNRAQHQQFQQHKQQLPHQGGPTTPNIGAMRTASRVNTSSSETRSNSGSTPQAAKTPTSRQALMQGAPLQRKFTERDIIEGYSRKILAQKPEISLETAMRAAQSYYRSLMARQQQQQQQQQQQQQQQQQQQQQQQQQQQGQQQQGQQQGQEQEQEQEEQQEQRQEQQPKPEQKQSPLQQYTLPHEEKSSKDPSNSPNTNSNKSHSDSNSKIKSPTPQEILQRYQK